A region from the Desulfovibrio sp. ZJ209 genome encodes:
- a CDS encoding CcmD family protein — protein MDTLYWLMGANAAVWIGLGAYLAFLGGRQRALALRLARRERGARG, from the coding sequence ATGGACACCCTGTACTGGCTCATGGGCGCCAACGCCGCGGTCTGGATCGGCCTCGGCGCCTATCTCGCCTTCCTGGGCGGCCGGCAGCGGGCGCTGGCCCTGCGCCTTGCCCGGCGGGAGCGCGGCGCCCGTGGCTAG